The window AGtaccttcatctgtaaaattgataGATTGTTGCTAAAATCTCTAgcagttccaaattttttatagTTCTATACCTTAAATTTATAAACCAAAGACATTTTCACAATCTCTagtctttaacaaaaaaaaaatacaaatgtatcatttctcaaaattctttttgtttttcatcgagaagaagaaatgaaaggcaACAAATTGagcatatttgtaaaaatattgtgaaatattagcaaagggaattaaaatgactaattgtgTATCACATTCTCCTCAATTCTGTTCTACCCATTTATTAGAAAATGAATACCTGATTTCACAATGGGAATGGGTGGATGAATGTATAATAAGGCTGGATATATGGAAGAAAGCATAATCTACATCACAATCTTATCCAAAGATAATAATTCCTCAGGTATTTTTTCCCTgtgtggatatttaatgaaaaagttaGTATACATCCTGTAAGTTTTGGAAATTAATAACATCATTTATATGTGATATCATTTATGTCCTAAAGTCATTTTTCCATTCCATAACTTCTTCATGGCATTTTTTACCTCTGAATTCCTCACAGTGTAGATGAAGGGGTTTAACATGGGGGTGATAAGAGTATAAAATACCGTTACAGCTTTATCTACTGGAAAGGTGGCCACCGGTCGCAGATACATGAAAATACaggggacaaaaaaaaagaagaccacAGTGATGTGGGAGATACAAGTGGAAAGGGCCTTGCTTCTCCCTGCAGAGCTGTAACTTTTCAGAGAATGTAGTATGACAACATAAGATGtcattaaaacaataaaactaaTCAAAGGAATTAATCCTCCATTAGTAGCAATCAATAGACCAATGAAAACAGTATCTGTGCAGGCAAGTTGGATCAAAGGGATGATGTCACACATAAAGTGGTCTATGACATTGGGTCCACAGAAGGGGAGCCAGAATGTGGTAAGAATCTGTCCCATTGAATGCAAGAAACCCACTGTCCAAGCCAAACCCACAAGGTTACAGCAAAGCTGGTGGTTCATTATTGTTGTGTAGTGCAATGGCTTGCAGATGGCCACATATCTGTCAAAGGCCATTACTATGAGGAGGACAATCTCCGAGGCACCAAAGAAATGTTCCACAAATACCTGGGTCATGCATCCATTGAAGGAAATCGTTTTTGTCTCACAATGCAAATCAGCAAGCATCTTGGGGACAATTGAAGTTGAATAGCATGCATCTATTAAAGACAAAAAGGCAAGGAAGAAGTACATTGGGGAGTACAGAGTCGGGCTGGAAATTATAGTGATCAAAATGAGGACATTACCAACCACAGtgataatataagtaaataaCAGTAGAATGAAAAGGATTTTCTGAAAGTCAGGACTGTTCACAAGACCTAGTAAAATGAATTCAGtaacattattcttattttccatcTCATGTTcatgaagatttgaactcaacacAAATGCCAAAATCCTGTGAAAATGTAGATGTTTATGAATATAGAGCCATTCTGTTGAATGTAGTAGAATATTTCTTTGCACAGAAGCTGTAAAGCAATGAAGAAGGCACATTATTTGTGTATAATTAATCACACACATAAGCAGGCATCaataatcatatataattaatagtcacaaagaaaattataaaatacatacacTAAAAAGAAGGGCtccccatttttttattttttgaatttgcaAATACATTTTGCAAAATGCTAAGGAAATCAGTATAtttcttgtgaaaaaaaattatagtttataATTCACAAGTGCCATCCTTATCTTCTTTTCTcaggaagctctgaattcaaatataatcaATTGCTTAATGGGACGATTGTGGTGAATTAGTAGTTTGGTAGCTTGTGATAATAAAAAGTGATGTTTGAATTAATTCAGaggttgtttgcttgcttttctttttttttttaatttctattcaaTTACCCAATTTGTacactcaggaagaaaaaatttcaagcaTCCATTTGTATCCTCCATTAGTAGAATcaacaaatgtaaaaatcataGGCCTTTTTTTCAAGTTTGAATCTACAAAACAGAGACATTTGTTGAACAACCAAAAATACATTAATTTCCATATTTACTTATGTTATTCAGAAAATTATACtttgacaaatatatttttcactgACCTGTGAGTAGATGAGTTGGTGGAAAAGGCAGGGgttgaaatgaaatgaacagcTAAATTTTGTTAGACTTGAACTATTTAAGTTTGTCTCCTATCTTGGAGATAGATGGATAGgtggatagagagagacagagaaatatgtacatagatgtaaatatatctggattgatagatatagatattcacttaacctctctataCCTTAGTTTCACCaattataaaaacataataatataaaaacataataattaCATTGCAATATACTAAGACCCTTATAACTTAAAATCTATCATCTTATACTTACTTGTTCAATAACTACACAAGTGTAACTAGAAGttatcctccagaaagctaaaaTTATTTGTGAGTTTGTGATTTTAATGTGGTTTTTCCCCTAATtcctatttcaatattttttctactaCACAGTgcggaagaaaatgacaaatataacaaaaataacaagaaaaaaataagatttgaattgaAATGGTTTTATTTGTTATTCATAGATAGCTAAATGGATGGGGTACTGGGTGGGGCTAAAGATGGGAGAGTTATATATAATGGGAAAAGCATACTGATTCCATgaggttagaaaaaaaattaaaataaaaaagacagaattCTTTAAATAAACACTATTTCTCACACTAAGCAAATAAATGATTTCCTTCTAGCTGTACACAGCTGTTTGTGTATCTATACACAAACTTGCTCACACATTTCTGGGCCAGTTGGTTATGATGGCAGTGATGGCTTAAttccaatgaaaaaaaatcaagccagcTACTGTAAAAACATAGCCTAAGTCTTGAGTCAATGTAATTATCCTGTCTGACACAGAAGTCTCACCTATGAGCCCTTTGGACTGGGATTCAATCCCAGATACTAAGACAGCTGGCGTGGGGTGGTCCAGTGAGAAGAGAAAGTACATAGAGGAAAGTTCTGACTGACTCAGTTACAATAAATCTCGGTTGGTTAATAAACATATTCTCTCTGGCATCTTTGTAAAATGCCTTTCTCTGGAGCTTCAAAAGTTCTTCCATGTATTGTGTTTGGGAATACATTATGTAAAGCATCTTATTCTGCAATAATGAGATCCCATGGGTGCAACTCTCTAATTAGATACATGCACCAAAGACACAATTAAACTTCACGTTAATTGAACATCGGATAGGAACTTTTAGAAGTGCCAACATATTTTTGACTTCATGTTTATCACTTACCTCTCAttataaatgagataaaaatatctGATAGACTGATTCAAATCTCCAGATTATCCATCTGTATTTAATGAAATCCCATAAATAACTATTAGCTACCTGCCATGAGTAAACCATTGTGTTAAACTAGGAAACAACCAAGCTTAAAGATAATAAGTTAGCTTTTCCAGAATTTCAAATCTAATTAATGCCTAATATTTATGGAAAAGATAAATATGTGGTAGAAtaggaaaagacagaagaaaaaccCATGTTAAGCATTCTAGGAAAATTGAAGAAAGATATAAagattttcaaaagcaaaattcaaGACGACAGAGAATGTGACCAAGATTTTAAAGGATATTAATGAGTTTATTATACCAGGGCAACTTTCTGACTCACAAAATATTATATCTTTTGCACCTCAGAATCTATTTGTTTGACAGGattgttgtgatttttttgtcCTTGTTATTAATATACCAGCATGCCAGCAGAAATTGtcataaaattattgttttgatctggaaagataagaataaatctctttgtgtgtgtacacactcatacatatacacttatatacctatatatggtACAAGTATataaatgagtgtgtgtgtgtgtgtgtgtgtatacacacactcatatatacatatgtatgtgtgtgtgtatatatatatatatatatatatatatatacacacatatctgtcTACCTGTTTTATTCAGAATGctaaaagtaaataattaaaaCTACTTAACAAGGAGCTTTCCTAAATTGTCAGGAGTCCTTTGCCAGAgtcttaaaatatttcctttacaaTCCCTCCCAAAAAGTAGGGTTCACAGTTAAATAAAAGATCAAGCATTTTGTGGATTATTTTAGCATATAATTTCTACCACTTTATCCTTGCTCTCAACAATCCCAGCAGGTGTCATGAGAGCCTTAGTGTTTGACTCTCCAGTTCCATCTAAATGCTGCTCACCACAAAAtttcttaattaatgtttgtcaATGGAGTGATTGGTTGACCAATGAAATGATAACTAAAAAAGACAATGAACTCTCAT of the Sarcophilus harrisii chromosome 6, mSarHar1.11, whole genome shotgun sequence genome contains:
- the LOC100914600 gene encoding olfactory receptor 4C12-like — protein: MENKNNVTEFILLGLVNSPDFQKILFILLLFTYIITVVGNVLILITIISSPTLYSPMYFFLAFLSLIDACYSTSIVPKMLADLHCETKTISFNGCMTQVFVEHFFGASEIVLLIVMAFDRYVAICKPLHYTTIMNHQLCCNLVGLAWTVGFLHSMGQILTTFWLPFCGPNVIDHFMCDIIPLIQLACTDTVFIGLLIATNGGLIPLISFIVLMTSYVVILHSLKSYSSAGRSKALSTCISHITVVFFFFVPCIFMYLRPVATFPVDKAVTVFYTLITPMLNPFIYTVRNSEVKNAMKKLWNGKMTLGHK